From a single Peromyscus maniculatus bairdii isolate BWxNUB_F1_BW_parent chromosome 4, HU_Pman_BW_mat_3.1, whole genome shotgun sequence genomic region:
- the LOC102913568 gene encoding olfactory receptor 4F21-like: MDQINDTVIFEFVLLGLSSSWKTTVFLISTFSLLYLSIILGNLFIVFLVITDTHLQSPMYFLLANLSVIDVGLSSTTVPKMISDLLKERKVISFHSCMTQICFIHIMGGVEMVLLIAMAFDRYTAICKPLHYLSIMNPKICVSFVIAGWVTGVIHALSQFSFVINLPFCGPNKVDSFYCDFPRIIQLACTDGDKFEFVVAANSGFMSMGTFFLLLLSYVFILVTVWKRSSGDLSKALVTLSAHITVVVLFFTPCMFLYVWPFPTSSVDKYLFIVDFAVTPALNPVIYALRNKDMKEAIKNLSKQRCYIRFF; the protein is encoded by the coding sequence ATGGATCAAATAAATGACACTGTAATTTTTGAGTTTGTGTTGCTGGGACTCTCCAGTTCCTGGAAAACTACAGTTTTTCTCATATCCACTTTTTCTTTGCTCTATTTAAGCATCATTTTGGGAAatcttttcattgtctttttggTAATTACTGACACCCATTTACAGTCCCCTATGTACTTTCTTCTGGCCAATCTGTCTGTCATTGATGTTGGACTTTCCTCTACCACTGTTCCCAAGATGATCTCAGATCTTCTGAAAGAACGCAAAGTAATTTCTTTCCACAGTTGCATGACTCAGATCTGTTTTATTCACATTATGGGAGGAGTAGAGATGGTGTTGCTCATAGCCATGGCATTTGACAGGTACACAGCCATCTGTAAGCCTCTGCACTACTTGAGCATCATGAACCCTAAAATATGCGTTTCATTTGTAATCGCTGGCTGGGTCACTGGTGTGATCCATGCCCTGTCCCAGTTCTCTTTTGTGATAAACCTGCCTTTTTGTGGCCCTAACAAAGTAGACAGCTTTTATTGTGACTTCCCTCGGATCATACAACTCGCATGCACTGATGGAGACAAGTTTGAGTTTGTTGTTGCAGCCAACAGTGGCTTCATGAGCATGGGaaccttcttcctgcttctcctctccTATGTCTTCATTTTGGTCACAGTCTGGAAAAGGTCTTCAGGGGACTTGTCAAAGGCACTTGTCACTCTGTCTGCACACATCACTGTGGTTGTTCTTTTTTTCACTCCATGCATGTTTCTCTATGTGTGGCCCTTCCCCACATCCTCAGTTGACAAATACCTGTTTATTGTTGACTTTGCTGTCACCCCTGCCTTGAATCCTGTCATCTATGCATTAAGGAACAAAGATATGAAAGAAGCCATAAAAAATCTGAGCAAGCAGAGATGTTACATCAGATTTTTCTGA